In Festucalex cinctus isolate MCC-2025b chromosome 21, RoL_Fcin_1.0, whole genome shotgun sequence, one genomic interval encodes:
- the LOC144009960 gene encoding acyl-coenzyme A thioesterase 1-like, producing the protein MSQIRLKILPNVRCLFDKLVQVKVEGLTPHKRVELRSRLVDDKGVIFKASALYQTDEKGLLDVSSAPSLGGSYTGVEPMGLWWSMAPETPHKKLVKKNVLNPTRVEIAVHNGGTGEMLASETNEREYMIEGMRRIPVQEGRVRGVLFIPPGKGPFPGIIDLYTLGGGLNEQRASLLANKGFVVLALAYYGYQDLPKNPKNLDLEYFEEAADFLQNHTEVRGPGIGVISMSHSGALALSMASFFSGITATVCINGCSGNTVIPLHYRDIVMPPLRPVLWKTRLRNWLIDIRDVTPDPTLKKNQASLIPIQRANCHFLFAVSEDDHNWNSPFFAKQAADILRSHGKESFQMVSYPKAGHFLEVPHTPFCPSSFHAAVGRAVVFGGEPKAHSAAQLDLWERVQEFFKTHLNNKST; encoded by the exons ATGTCTCAGATCCGCCTAAAAATCCTCCCCAATGTCCGCTGTCTCTTTGACAAACTGGTCCAAGTCAAAGTCGAGGGTCTCACGCCCCACAAACGGGTGGAATTAAGGTCAAGGCTGGTTGACGACAAAGGAGTGATTTTCAAAGCTTCTGCCCTCTACCAAACTGATGAAAAAGGCCTGCTAGATGTGAGTAGCGCCCCCTCTCTGGGAGGAAGTTACACTGGTGTGGAGCCCATGGGTTTATGGTGGTCCATGGCGCCAGAGACCCCGCACAAAAAACTTGTGAAGAAAAACGTGCTGAACCCAACTCGAGTGGAGATAGCAGTCCACAATGGAGGCACTGGGGAGATGTTAGCCAGTGAAACCAATGAAAGAGAATACATGATTGAGGGCATGAGAAGAATTCCTGTGCAAGAGGGACGCGTGCGAGGAGTCCTCTTCATACCACCAG ggaagggTCCATTCCCTGGAATTATAGATTTATATACTTTAGGTGGAGGCCTTAACGAGCAGCGAGCCAGCCTCTTGGCAAACAAAGGTTTTGTTGTGCTGGCACTGGCCTATTACGGCTACCAAGATTTACCCAAAAATCCTAAGAACTTGGATTTGGAATACTTTGAAGAGGCTGCAGACTTTCTACAGAATCACACAGAG GTTCGAGGTCCTGGGATAGGCGTTATATCAATGTCCCATAGTGGTGCTTTGGCATTGTCAATGGCgtcttttttttcaggaatcACAGCAACTGTCTGCATTAATGGCTGCAGTGGCAATACTGTGATTCCGTTACACTACAGAGACATTGTGATGCCGCCGCTCCGCCCTGTCTTATGGAAAACAAGACTTCGGAACTGGCTGATCGATATCCGTGACGTCACGCCAGATCCAACCCTGAAGAAAAACCAAGCGTCCTTGATTCCCATCCAGCGCGCCAACTGCCACTTCCTGTTCGCCGTTTCGGAAGACGACCACAACTGGAACAGCCCTTTTTTTGCCAAGCAAGCCGCTGACATTTTGAGAAGTCATGGCAAGGAATCCTTTCAGATGGTTTCTTACCCAAAAGCTGGACACTTTTTGGAAGTTCCGCACACGCCGTTCTGTCCGTCTTCCTTCCATGCCGCAGTGGGAAGGGCTGTGGTGTTTGGTGGGGAGCCAAAAGCCCACTCGGCGGCTCAGCTGGACCTGTGGGAGCGAGTCCAAGAGTTCTTCAAGACACACTTGAACAACAAGAGCACTTAG